The DNA region GCCTTGCCGGGCTGGTCTTCCTGTCCTTCCGGGGCTGGACCATCCTGGTCGTTGCGCCCCTGGCCGCGCTGATCGCCGCCCTGGCCGCAGGCGAGCCGCTGCTTGCCCACCTGACGCTGACCTACATGCCCGCCGCAGCCGGCTTCGTGGCGCAGTTCATGCTGATCTTCCTTCTCGGTGCCCTGTTCGGCAAGCTGATGGAGGACAGCGGCTCGGTCTCGCTGATTGCCGACTGGATGATCCGGAGGCTGGGAACCGGGAGGACGATCCTGGCCGTCGTGCTGGCAGGGGCGCTGGTGACCTATGGCGGGGTCAGCCTGTTCGTGGCCTTCTTCGTGATCGGCCCCATGGCGATGCAGCTGTTCCGGCAGGCCAACCTTCCGCGCCGCCTGATGCCGGCCACCATTGCGCTTGGCACCACGACCTTCACGATGACCGCCCTGCCCGGCACGCCAGCGATCCAGAACACCATCCCGATGCCCTTCTTCGGGACGACCTCCTTTGCTGCGCCGGTGTTGGGCCTGCTGGCCTCGGCCATCATCCTGAGCTTTGGGCTTTGGTGGCTGGGCCGGGCCGAGGCCCGGGCGCGGGCGGCAGGCGAGGGGTTCGACGGTCTGACGGCAGACACGGTGGCTTTGACCGAGGATCCGGTGCTGCGGGGCAAGACCGCGACGGCCACGGGGTTCGACGTGTCAGAGGCCGCGCTGCCCGACCCGGTGCCGACGCCGGCCTCGGTGGCGCTCGCGCTGCTGCCACTGGGCGTGGTGATCGTGGTCAACCTCCTGATGTCCTTCGTGGTGCTGCCGGGGATGGACCTGGAGTTCCTGGCGGGGCCGCAGTGGGGGGGTGCGACTCTGGGCTCGGTGGCGGGGGTCTGGTCGGTGGTGGTCGCGCTGGCGGCGGCGATCGTGGTGCTGGTGGCCACCACCCGGCCGGCCCGCGCCGCCCTGCGCGCCACGGTGGATGCCGGGGCCAATGCCTCGGTCCTGCCGCTCCTGTCCGTCGCCAGCCTTGTGGGCTTCGGGGCGGTGGTGGCGGCGATGCCGGCGTTCCAGCTGGTCAGCGACTGGGTGCTGGGACTGGGGGGCGGACCGCTGGTGTCGCTGGCCGTGGCGACCAATGTCCTGTCGGCCCTGACCGGCTCGGCCTCGGGCGGGCTGACCATCGCGCTGGAGGCGCTGGCGCCCACCTATCTGGCCCGCGCGGCCGAGGCGGGGATCGACCCCGGCACCCTGCACCGGGTGGCGACCATCGCGGCGGGGACGCTGGACAGCCTGCCCCACAACGGGGCGGTGGTGACCCTGCTGGCGGTCTGCGGCACCACCCACCGGGAGGGCTATGGGCCGGTGGCCATGACGGCCATCGTGGGGCCGGTGATCGCGCTGGTGGTGGTCGTGGCGGTGGGCACCCTGGTCTGAGGCGAGGGCGTCCGAGCTCGGACGCTGTCTCGATTCAATGATTTCAATGTGTTACGAAGCCGAATTAACTCGGACTTCGTACTTTGGAGCTTCCGGCGCAGTCGCGGCCCAAGGGTGCCGCCACCAGACGGATGTTTCGGGACGGTCGATCCGCCCCCCGCAGCAGGATCGGCCGGGCGCCGTGAACGGAGGCGCAACCCTTACCCTCCGCTGAAACCTGTCGTAGGCTCGGACGGGACCGGCACGGATGCGCAATCCGGCCCGATGGGGAAGCGAAGGAGGGATGATGCGGTCTTCGCTGGAGATTTATGACCTTGCCTCGGGCCGGTCGCGGGTGGTGCTGCAGACGGATGCGGTGATCGAGGCGCCGAACTGGGCGCCCTCGGGCGATCACCTTCTGGTCAATGGCGGCGGGCGGCTGTTCCGGGTTCCCCTGGACGCGCCCCGGCTGGTGCCCCTGGACACCGGCCATGCCATGCGGCTGAACAACGACCACGGCATTTCGCCCGATGGAAAGTGGCTGGCGATTTCCAGCCACCGCGGCCGGGGATCGGAGATCTTCGTGATGCCGGCGGCGGGCGGCACCCTGCGGCTGGTCAGCCCCGACGCGCCGAGCTGGTGGCACGGCTGGTCGCCCGATGGAACGCGGCTGGCTTATGTCGCGGCGCGGAACGAGCGGCGCGTGATCGACGTCTACACGATTGCGGTGGCAGGCGGGGAAGAGACGCGCCTGACCTGGGGCGAAGGGCATTGCGACGGGCCGGATTACAGCCCGGACGGCGCGCATATCTATTACAACTGCGACCGCGACGGCCATGCGCAGATCTGGGTGATGGGTGCGGACGGGTCGGGGCAGCGCAAGCTGTTCGCGGATGACCATGTCAACTGGTTCCCGCATCCCTCGCCCTGCGGGCGGCATCTTCTGTATCTGGCCTATCCGCCGGGGACGACCGGGCATCCGGCGGATTTGCCAGTGGCTCTGGTTCTGGCCGACACGCAAGGCGCCAACCGGCGACGCGTGCTGGAGTTCAACGGCGGTCAGGGCACGATGAACGTGCCGAACTGGGCGCCGGACGGATCGGCCTTTGCCTATGTGCGGTACGAGGCGCCGGGTCGGTAGGCGTTGCCTGCGGCGGGCGGAGCGGGTAAAAGACGGCCAGGGTCCGCAGTTCACCCAGGCGCCACCGGTCCTTAAAGGACAGCTGAACCTGCCAGATGACCGGTCGCACGCATCCTTTCGTGCCCGTTCGCCAAGCCGGTGGCCAGCGACACGCAGGGCACGTCACGAGGACGCCATGACCCGAACCGCCCTTCCCTTCGAAGTGGACGACATTTCCGCGCTTGCCCGATCGCTGGCACAGCAATTGAGCGAGGTGCCGGAGCCCGGCCACCAGAGCCTCTTGAACATGCTGGCGCGCGGCGCCGGGTTCCGCAACTTCCAGCATTTCCGCGCCTCGGCCACAGCGGCGGATCGTCTGGCGGTGCCGGCCGCCGCGCCCGACATGACGCGGGTGGCGCAGGTCTTGCGCCATTTCGACGAGGCCGGGCGGCTGGCACGCTGGCCGTCGAAGACCTGGATGCAGCATCTGGCGATCTGGGCGCTGTGGAGCCGGTTTCCGCGCGACACGGGCCTGACCGAACGGCAGGCCAGCGCGCTGATCGACGACTGGCACGGGTTCGGCGATGCCGCGATCCTGCGGCGCACGATGGTGGAGCGGGGGCTTCTGTCGCGGGTGACGGGCGGCAACGAATACCGCCGGATCGAGGCGCCGCCACCGCCCGAAGCGCGGGCGCTGATCCGCCACCTGCATGGCGGTGGGGCGCGGGCCTGAGCCGGCTACTCGGCCATTGCTTTAAGCACGGCCTGGGCGTTGGCGCTGTCCCATTCGGCATCGCCGATCAGGCGGGCGACTTCCTGACCTTCGGGGTTGAGGATCACTGTCACCGGCAGGGCCAGAACGCCCATGGCGCGGGACAGGTCCGCCTTGGGATCGCGCAGCACGGTCAGGTTCTGCACCCCGGCTTCGGTGAAAAAACGGTCGATGGCCTCGGGCGCGTTGCGCCCG from Neotabrizicola shimadae includes:
- a CDS encoding GntP family permease, with product MGLLGILVGLAGLVFLSFRGWTILVVAPLAALIAALAAGEPLLAHLTLTYMPAAAGFVAQFMLIFLLGALFGKLMEDSGSVSLIADWMIRRLGTGRTILAVVLAGALVTYGGVSLFVAFFVIGPMAMQLFRQANLPRRLMPATIALGTTTFTMTALPGTPAIQNTIPMPFFGTTSFAAPVLGLLASAIILSFGLWWLGRAEARARAAGEGFDGLTADTVALTEDPVLRGKTATATGFDVSEAALPDPVPTPASVALALLPLGVVIVVNLLMSFVVLPGMDLEFLAGPQWGGATLGSVAGVWSVVVALAAAIVVLVATTRPARAALRATVDAGANASVLPLLSVASLVGFGAVVAAMPAFQLVSDWVLGLGGGPLVSLAVATNVLSALTGSASGGLTIALEALAPTYLARAAEAGIDPGTLHRVATIAAGTLDSLPHNGAVVTLLAVCGTTHREGYGPVAMTAIVGPVIALVVVVAVGTLV
- a CDS encoding TolB family protein; the encoded protein is MMRSSLEIYDLASGRSRVVLQTDAVIEAPNWAPSGDHLLVNGGGRLFRVPLDAPRLVPLDTGHAMRLNNDHGISPDGKWLAISSHRGRGSEIFVMPAAGGTLRLVSPDAPSWWHGWSPDGTRLAYVAARNERRVIDVYTIAVAGGEETRLTWGEGHCDGPDYSPDGAHIYYNCDRDGHAQIWVMGADGSGQRKLFADDHVNWFPHPSPCGRHLLYLAYPPGTTGHPADLPVALVLADTQGANRRRVLEFNGGQGTMNVPNWAPDGSAFAYVRYEAPGR
- a CDS encoding DUF2087 domain-containing protein, encoding MTRTALPFEVDDISALARSLAQQLSEVPEPGHQSLLNMLARGAGFRNFQHFRASATAADRLAVPAAAPDMTRVAQVLRHFDEAGRLARWPSKTWMQHLAIWALWSRFPRDTGLTERQASALIDDWHGFGDAAILRRTMVERGLLSRVTGGNEYRRIEAPPPPEARALIRHLHGGGARA